AAAGCACCAGGAACCAGAGTATACAACGACCACTGGAGGCTCCCCACGCAGACAGGGGGCCTATCACCAGCCTCTCCCTCTTGTTTAAGTAAGAACCCCATCAGCACACGATGCCATTTTTCCCACAAAACCTATTCATTCCACTCTCTTGATATACCTAAGAAACTATTCTTGGCTTCCTGCATGGTAACATGGCTGTCAGGAGCCGCTTCCTGTTAAATTAGTAAAGATTTACTTAGAAAACACAGTACCCAGAAAAGACAAGCCAATGATATGAAGGGGTaacaggcggggggcggggggggggcggggcggggacttGAACTAGACTCTGTTTTCAGACTTGCCATTAACCAGCTATGAGACATCTTTGCCTCCTGAAAAACttagttttctttagttttctcatctgtaaaagaaggCATTTGTACAACAAAATCTCCATGACCTCTTTCTGCTCCAAAGCACTATGATCTTTCTGATTTACTGCATTATCTCTTACTCagttttcatcatttatttccaGTGCGGAGTTAACAGCAAGTTGGTGTGTGTTGAAAACATAATAAGGTACATGTAATAAGTAAATGATTACAATGCGTGCACAGTAAAGATTAAACAAGTCAACTTTGAGAATACAAAGGATAAACACATGTTGCAACGACGAGACACAAAGAGCTGATAAATATATGAAACGATGCTCTACCTCACTAGTAATCAgggaaattaaaactaaatgaggtgccattttctctctgttgagctgataaaaatataaaagattgagAATGTCAactattggcaaggatgtggagagatgGGAATATAATTCGGCTCAAACTTTGCGGGACAATTTTGCATCATCTTTCAAAATGTGAACATCTAATACCCTTTAACCTCATTCTGGCAACCTATACTGTAGAACACTCACATACATTAATTACATCATTgggtgtaatttttaaaaaattggaaaaaaaaattggaccaAACTAAATGCCTTCCTAGAAAGGAGTGATTGAACATAGTACAGCCATGCTATTGGGAAAGCAGCCACCAGAGAATAACGTAAAGTTATATAAATTGAGAAGATTACATCCAAGATCCCtgtcaaggggaaaaaaacaagtgaCTCAACAGTATGTAAAATATGGCCCTATTTCTATAagtctcttgtttttttctatatatatatttctgagtaTGTGTGTCAGTGTGtaaatatatgcacatgtacacatacatggatagatagatatctgGCCACCTCTGAGGAGAGCAGTGGACTGAGGGAGGCTTGCAGAAGCAGGGTGGCCAAATGTGGTAGGTTAAGCATTCATACCGTAGACATCACAGGTTCACATGTGTCCTGCTAGACAATGTTTTGGCAGACAGCAGCAGTGGCTTTTACTAATTCATGCAAGCGTTCCCTACAGCCAGGGGCAATCCTATGAAGGGAGACTTGCATCTTCATCCTGTGTACCTGTGCATTATTTTTACAAGCATGCATTAgttttataatcaaaataattggaaaatttgAACATTGTCCTTGACTGCGATCAGCTAACAATCGAATGGAAAACTGAAGAAGGAAAGGACCAAAATCAGAAATTAGGCTATAGACTTCCAGCCTGGTCACTCCTAGTGATCAACCTTGAAAACAACTTTTGCTTTCTGAAAATCTTCTAGTTCTGGTAACTCGTGTGATTTTTCAAATCACAAAAATCAAGACAGCTTCATCTTGAAATTCCACATATTCTCACAGTTCTCCAAAGTCTTCCCACATCTCTAGATACACTATTCTTCAGGCTTCAGGCTGTCTCCCATTGCCCCCCAACCACCCTCCCTCCTAGAAGCTCCCAGTCTGCAATCCATCATTGACCACAAAGCTTCCTTGAAAAGAATCATGTTCAGAGACACACTGACTTGGGCATCAGCCCAACTGAATAAGTACTCTTCCTAGGTTTGGGTAGTTGTACCCAAAGAGCCCTCTATTCTAAGgaaacatttttacatttgttcaTGAATCCTCCCTTCCATGTtgcccccatcccatcccatcccatctcaTTCATTGATTCACTGATGATGCAACATGAAAGTATTGATCATTTGCTCTGAACCAGACCCTCAGTTTAAACAGACATGTCAAACCCCCAAGTCCCCCAGCCTAGTAGGAAACACAGAAGTGTCAAGAAAAAATTGTGAGTCAAGGTGGTAGTGCTATAATGCAGGCATGGTACAGAAGCCCAGAGGAGAGATTCAGAAGACATTGAGGGCTTCAGAGAAGGACAACATCCCAAAGGATAAGTAGAAAGGCAAGAAAGGGGATGCTTTTGGGTGCATTGAAAGGAATGTTGTAGCTAGAGCCGTAGTGAGGTGAGAACTGACCGCGTGAGAAGGCATCTGGAAAGGGTTCAAAAGGTCATAGGCAGCCACTGAGCCATGGAAGGAGATCAAGTAGAGGAAAAGCAGCAGACTCTGGTTTGGGGGCAATATAGCTATGGCAATGGTTCAAAGATGACCTGGAGGAAGCAGGGCTAAAGTCAAGAAGACCAGCTAGGCACACAGCCTGATGGGCTCAAATCAGAAATGATGCTCCCAGGTGAGCCAACCTCATATAGTCTGAAATAAATTGCATTATATTGAATTTCCAATGTTCTTCTATTTGAAGCCAAGTTTGGATTTTAAGAgaatatggaaatttaaaattctggttCCATTTACACATCCTTAAGACTTCTACCAGAAGAATAAAAGTTGGCTTGATTAGGTTTCATCCACAAATTGATTAAAGGCACTTAACTTCCCTTTAGGACTCCGCACATTGGACTCTGGGATTAAAGGGGAGAAAAGTGAAGCTTTATTATTCTCGCAGCCACAAACTATAATTTGCATTTGGCATCAGCCACTTTAACCCGCATCCTTGCATCAAGCAAACAGCTCACATTTTACAGGAAAAGTTCATTTCTCTACTTTCCATGCCATTCCTCAGTGAGGAATAGGAAGGAAATCagatcaggaaaaagagaaagcccATGGAAaggctctctgtctctccaggTAGAGAGTTTCTTTCACATCTGTGAAACAAATGCCAGAAAATCAGTCCATCAGAACCCAGGATGTTAGTGGCTCTTCCAGTTTAAATTAGACCCTAGGGCTTTCAGAGGGGGTGCTGCCCGCTGACCAAAGAAGCTGAAGAATCTCAatagttttaggaaaaaaagtgtttcaaaaaGAAAGGTAAGGGGGTTCGAAGAGTTTTTGAGATGATATACACTAACTTTTTAGCTGCAAATGTGTAGCTTTTCCAAGtgcaattaaaaattaatctaaaaaagtGGTGTTTGGctcattctctttatatttgaGATGTTTTGTGAACCTGGAGTTTGATCAAGAGGACATACTACTCTctgtataaataaaagaaagtctaTATAAAAGCAAACTGAAGTATTTTTATGGAAAGAGACTAAATATGGATTCTAGGCTAAAGAGCTAaccattaaacacacacacacacacacacacacacacacacacacacacagagtaagcAGTGACTATTGCCACACCAACTAAATGCCTCTAACAATCAATGTCCTAGAGGTTTGAACTTTTCCTCCAGGAGCCCACTGTTTTCACAAACACCATCTCGTGTCTATACACAACATTCCCAGGCTATTCTCAGAGGCAGAGACTACCCCCATTTTGTAACTATAAAAAAGCAGAGTGCCAAAAGGCGACCTGGCTGGCCCCAGGTCACCGAGTCATTCGTCAGAGCCTACATGCCAGGCAGGCAAACCGAGTTCAACAGGAAACCAGCTGTGCCTCTCCGGGCTGAAGCCATCAACactaaaatagtattttagtaTTTCGACAACTATTTCGGACACGATCTTTCTGCCAACCACACCGTAATAGAGTTGTCACTTTTGTTCCAAGAATGCCCTTTGATGGTGAAGAGCTCAACAAGCTCCTTCCTTGATCCAAACTGGTTTGCCCAGGACTCCTCGTTCCACAGGTGGGAGGAACTACAGATCTGGGAACCAGGACCTGCACACAGAGCCAACCCAACGCAGCATCCAACCACCGCCATAAGTTTCCCCAACCTGGGCGTGAGGCCAAGCCCTTACACGTAGTGTACGTAGCCACCAAGCACGGAAGCCCCTAAGACATTTTCTCAGTGTCCCCAACACTGTTCACTCATCCCTGCAAAGCCTTGGGGATCGGGGCCCAGTTCTTGGCGCCTGTCATCCTAAACCAATGCCAGTCAGGGATTGTGTCCTACATGCTCTGTCTCACCTCTGGGCCAGCACCTAGGACACTCCTTCACCACTCCTTATCTACCCCACCCGCACCCCCTTGCCAAACGTTACCTCTTGCAGGAAGCCTTCCTGACCTCCCCAGGTTATGTGTTCCCACAGCACCCGGCCCCACTCCTAGCTTAGAAGGTAAGACAACTCTCCACATGGAAAGTACTTACTAATTTGCCTGCATCTCCTATTTAGATCATCAACCCaatgagggcaggggctgcatCTGTCTCCTTTGCCATGAAATCTCCAGCACCCACCATAGTGCCCCATTGTGAATAAATGATCGAGCATATATTTGAAATCAACAGGCATTTCTAGCTTATCACTGAGGCAAGCGTGTTGCCAGACACTGAGAGTCATGTCATCAGCCCACAGATAAATCATCATCTAGGAATCCATGACGGCTTTCATCCTCGTTTCATGTACAGATAGATTTGTACACAAACACAACTACCCAATTGGTGACTGGTAAGAAGGGTCCCAAGGAGCCAGGGGGCTGGTTACAGCTAGGAcaggaatgtctttctatttggTGACAGTGATGTTTCCGAAATGTTTCGACTGAGATCTGGCCTTTAAACTGCTGCTTTATGAGAACTAACAGATGAGAGTGCTCTAGGCCGGGCCGCAGAGCAGCGTCCTGTCTTGAGGCCAACTGGACAGCCAGCTCCAGGGCAGGGAGATTCCAAATGTTAATCAAGACAGGGACAAAAGCAGAGTGAGAGGCGAGGGAGACCAAGGCTTCCGTTTCTTTGCAGCTGTCCCTTCCACAAGCAAAACTGCAGATACGTACAGCCTCCaaggacaccagggtggctcagcggttgagtgtctgccttaggcccagggcgtgatcccaggtcctgggatcgagtcccacttcgggacccctgcagggagcctgcttctccctgtgtctctgtgtctctcataaataaataaataaaatattttttaaaaaaaacagcccCCATCCTTTTTGCCCCCCGCCAACCGAAGGGAACCCTGACCCCCGTCTTCCTGAGCGCTGTTGCTAAACCAGCCCCCTCCGCATCCCTTCCTACGTGTACAgagtcagtgattctcaaagtgcaGCCCAGGGACCTGCAGCATCAGCATCCCTGAGGACCCATTAGAAAGGTCACCTCTGCAGCTCCTCCCTGGACACTAACGAGACAGGCTGAGGCTGGAGCCCAGCCACCCGTGTTTTAACTGGCCCTGCTGGTGAGTCTGAGGATCGCTtgggtttgagaaccactgcccagTTCTTCATCATCACACCCTACTGCCCACTGAATGCTCTTAGTTCTTTACTTAAACACCTGTTTGCCCCCTGTCCTCCCTTCGTGAAATGAAGCTGCACGCAAACTGGGGACCTTGTCCGTTCAGCTCAGGGCTCTCGGCGTCTTCTGCGGCTTAGGACAGGTCTGTCGCATaatggtgctcagtaaatatttgccaagaaaataaacaaaccttcCTCTTTTTTGTATTCCCTAATTTCCTAAGAACTAGCCATGAACGATCCCGGAAGGAGTTAAACCAGCCCGTGAGTCATCTGGCCAAGACTCCAGTTATCTGTCAGTGGATGATAAGCCTTCAAGGACGGGAGATGCAATGCCCGACTTCATGACCCTTTTCCCCAAATCCCCGAGGCTGCAGGGCTTGCTCACAACCGTTCTGAACTCACCTTTCCAAATGTCAGAGGTTCGAGGAGATTCCAGAGTCAAGATAACTTGGGCCCGAGAAAAGATTCGGGATCACTAAGGAAATCCCCACTGGGGTGAATCAGTGATTTACAGACCCCACCCCAGCACCTGGGAGGAGTCGGCGCAGCCCAGCGCGGTGCCCCCCAGCTCCTGTgtggtccccaccccacccccccgacaCAGTCACCCTCCTCGCATCCCCGAGCAAAGCAGAAACCGGCTGctcctcgccccccacccccccgacacAGTCACCCTCCTCGCATCCCCGAGCAAAGCAGAAACCGGCTGCTCCTCGCCGTGCACGAGATCCCATCTCCAGGTTTCACAGCAGAGCTGTTTGAGAAGCTTCTCTGCGGGCTGTTGTGGCAGGAAAGCCAGGACTTGGGGAACATATCAAGGGAAAGAGCCATTCAGAGAACGGAACCTAACAGCTGCCACTTACACGCCTTGTCGCTCATGAAATGGACGTGCAATGAGGTGCTTTTCCCGGGGTGAGGAAACCCCGGCTCAGAGTAACCGGTCCACGGCCCCATAGCCACCGACGGTGGACCTGGAACCTCTGATCCTGCTCTGACCCTCTGAAAGCTCAGGAGCAAGCGTCctggggcccccagccccctcccctccgggAGCCAAGCCAGCGGCCCTGGGTCACGGGGTCGGAGGAACAAGCTGCAGGAAGGGCTAAGCTGGGCAGCTCGGGGCCCAGGTTAGAGCACTCGGCTTCTCGGCTGGTCCATCTGCCCCGAGGACGCCACGCCTCTCTTCCCGGACTTGCCTTGGACCTGCCTGGACAGTTAATATTAACCCGAGGTGATGAGCACCCTCGGTTCCCAGAGCCTCTTGGAGGATGGGTGCTGACTCACTGCCTATGGGGCGGCCGCGTGCTCCCGCCGTTCCCAGCCAGCGGGCGGCCTCCGTGCTAAGCAGGGGGCCCCTGGTCGGggcaaggaaggggagaggaggccgtcctcggaggaggagggggaggctgtGGGCGCCTTacaaaggagggagaagcaggtgcaggGCGGCCGAGCAAGAGGCGCCCCTGcctggcccccctccccctgtgccccGCGCATCTCCAGGTGTTTACCTCTTTTACCCAACCACGCCAACCAGGCAACGTGCTGGGGGCTGCGGAATGAAGATCTGCAGAAAGATCGCAGGCCGGCCAAGGAGAGGCTAAAGGCCACCGGGCTCCCGCCACCGGCCCTTAGGGCGCTGAGCCCCCCAACAAGCCGGGGCCGGCTCTGCCTCCcggctccacccccacccactagCCCACACtcacccctgccccagagccGGAGGCACCCCGGGCTCTCGCCCACCTCTCGTGTGTTAGCAAATCTCTGGGTAGGGAGAGAGGAACGGCCTTGGCACACCTTGCTCCCTGGCCCCGTGTGCCTCCCAGCAAAAATAAAGCGAAATGCAAAAACCATGGGCAAATTGACACTGCAGAAGCGGACAGCTGCAGACGGCACACGGCCtcggaaagaaaggagagagcgTAGGACCCACAGATGTGACGGTCACTCGGAATGGGGGTGCCCTTGCCCCAAGGAAGCTCGCCCCACTGTTTGTTTCTCTCGATGCCTTTAAGCTGAAAATGAGTGTGGCCGCGCCAAGGCAGCCTGGGGCATTCCTGCAGGGGCACGTTCATTCTCTCAGCTCTGATACTCTCAGGAAGGCTGGACCCCCCGGGAGTCACAGGAGAGACACTCTCCACCCCCCGCCATCCCCCTGGTTGTGGGATCTGGGGAGATGGCACCCCAGCGCGGGCCCCAGCCTGAAACCAAGCCCCGGCTTCCAGGTGGCTGGAAGCGCGGCAGCTCCTGTTGAGCTGCAACACGCCTGGGTGCCCCGTGCTTGCGGGTGCTGCTGGCTAATCACACTTTCTGATTCACACATTTATTAAACCGGCAGCCTGGGCGAGATGCAgagcagcccagggcccagcactcTGGGCATACACAGAACACACAGGTGGGTAGGTCAAGAAATGGGGTGTCACTGCCCTGGACTGTGCTACGCCATTTCCCTCCAGGGGAGACCAAGGCCTCGACCCTGGCCTCCCCTTTCTGCAGGGGAGAAGCCTGGCTCCGCCTGGACCGCATCTCCCACTGGCGTCACAGCAGCCCGCTGGGCGCTGCCACCCCTCTCCAGCCTGCGCCTCGCCGGCAGGTCGGAGCACGCAGCTGACACCAGGCCCCGGTCTGGCTTGGCCGCACGGGGGGGCCCAGATCCTGTGGCTCCTGCGCGTGACCCCAGTTGCAACAGCAGGTTAAAGTGCACGAGCTGCCTGGCAAAAACATCCATGGTGATAAGCTGCACCCTCCTTGGCAGATAACCCCCGGCGGGGTTTACGATACCTCTGCGCAGTCCTTCCGGCGGCCCGGTTTACTAAGGGCCCCTCATTGGTCCTTCTGGTGCTGATCACCAATCACACGGCATtaacagaatttttatatttctcccaAAATAAACAATGACCCCGTTGCTTTGCTTTTCAACTTGCTGCTTCAATATCCAgcttatttttagtaaaataaaccACGAGTCTTCCAAGGGCTTCACGTGGTGTCAGGGTTTGGGAATCCACCAAGCAGATGCGAGAGATGTTGACTCGGTGAGTCAGTCCTGGGCCCCAGGTGCTGGCAGGAGGGACACAGGTGCAGGGCTCTCGGAGGAGAACTGAACTTTGTCCTCCGACACCGTGTTCTTCGGCTGGACCCAGGATCTTCAATGAGGGATCCTACAGCCCTCAGAGGGCGGATTGTTACTGGATGGAACTGATATAGAGTAAGGTGGGGGagaggatacaaaaatagagCCCCAGCCTGAGTGAGCTTACGGTTGGAGTCAGGAAGATAAGAGCGAGACACGTGGAAGCTACCAGAAATACAGGGAGTTGTCAGAACCCAAAACATCTCCGGTCTGGTGACTGTTTAGCCAGTGGTTTTTACTTCAAAGGAGGAGTGGTTGGGAGACACTCTGGGGGCTGCAAGCGGTGGCAGAAGAGCCCTAGAGCAAGATTTGCAAGGAACAGAAAACAGGATTCCGTCCAAGGGTCTCCactctctctgcacccccagccccccaggcagTCTCACCTGCAGCTCCAACCACCACCTTGGTACACCACCTTGGTACACAACCACCACCTTGGTACACCTTGGTACACAGTGACTCACAAATAGGTATCTGCAGCCTGGTCCTCTTTCCCCAGCCCCAGATTCCAGTGGTCTGAGAGATCATTTCCCCGCTGTCCTGACTAGTGACTCCAGCCAGCGTTGTCACCTCCCTGTACGTACCTGCACTGGCTCTTCCCTTAGCTCCCATCTCTGGGCACCTACAAAAGGGAGACACCCAAACCGGGCAACCTGGGCTCATCCTGCACCGCCCCTTCCCCGACCCAGGCTCCTGTGCAAGCCCGGCCAGTTAGGCCTTCTATTGGCTCACCAGCCTGCTTCCTCTCCAGCCTGGGAGCATCGTGTCTGTGTTTCAGGTCTTTATGTTTCTGTTGCCTTTTACCTGGTCTCCAGACTGCAGTCTTGGTGCTCTCCAACTTTCACAGCAGGTTGTCTTGCTATGACAAGGGTCTTCTCCTGCGACCTTCCACACTGGCTCCTAGCGAGTACACCTGAAGCTCTCCCTCCAAGCGTGAccattaagaaagagagagagaaaaaaaaaaccttagcttTGCCCCAGGGCACCAAATTTAAGAgtgtagcattttaaaataaggatttttaaagcTTAGAGTGTACTTAGCAagactaggggcgcctgggtggctcagttggttaagcatctgcctttggctcaggtcatgatcccaaagtcctgggttcgagccctgcattgggtgctCTGCTTAGCCAGGAGCCTGCTCTCCCTGTTTCTCTACCTACtgctcccctgcttatgctctctctctttctctctctctctgtcaaaataaataaataaaatctttaaaacaacaacaaaaaagacaaattagtTATAGCAGGAAGCTGCCAGATGGTGCATATTGTTAATGACACCCATGGTAGGCTACCCAGTAACACCTCTAGCTGATGGTATAGTGCTGTTCCCTGCACCTAAGTGGTTAGTGCTCTGCACATAAGACTTTCAAAAGGCCCATTTATCTTTTAGTCTCCAGGTAATACTGAATTCCACCCACTTCTGAAGCACTAGCGGTGCCCAGATGGGACGGGCTCTCTCCAACCTCTGTGCCTCTGCATGggaagcccttttttttttttttctgattccacaagtGACTGACTCAGTGAAGCTCGACCTTGTCCCTCAGCGGACAGCTGGCTGTGTCTCGAGGCATTTGTTTATTGACACAAGCTGGAGAGAAGAGAGTTGCTATCACTGTCACCTAGTATAGCGGCCAGTCTCCATATCCCACCATGCACAGGACAACAAAGAAGGATCTGCTCCAAGTCGTCAACAGTTGCAAGGATGAGAAAGCCTGGTCTAGATTCAGCTCAATTCTCATTTGCCCTCCTTCCCGAACACTCTCCTTTCCTCTGTGAAAGGGAGACAAGCAGTCTCCCCAAATCTGGTCTGAATATGTACAGTAACAATGGTCACATTGCATGTTACTATTCACATCTTAGCCTCTTCCCCAAGCTTCTTGAGGGCATAGAAtttgtcttcttcttctccttatGCCACTGGAACATGGTATGACCGCAAGGGCTCAGGGAGTAACAGGCAAAAGGAAAGTACCCAAGTCTGATCCAGGCCAGAAAGCATTGTACAATGCACTGAGAATAatgcctaccccccccccccgggtcacATAATCTCTTATTTACACTACCATTAGTGGCATTTGACATATAAATACCACAGTATGCTAAGTATCGCAGAGAAGAAGAATGTAGACATGCATTGTTTTTGCTTCAGCTTACACAATAAAATTTGCTGGCAAACCAGTACATCAAGGTCAAAAGAGTATTTTAAACATCAACGATTACTCTTAACTaatcccaccccgccccccaaaaaaaaaaatatatatatatgcactctCGGTACATGGGCTGCCTTCCGAAAAGTGAAGAAGTAGAGGAAGGAACATCAATCAGAAGAATAAATTCTTGGAGACGTCGTAAAAAAGGAAAGAGCCCTCAGAACCTCCGAGTTATTACCCTCCTGCTCGGCCACAAAGCAGTGAAAAGTAAGGTATAAAAGGtgtggaaagaaaaaggcaaaacctCCCTCAAGCAGAGCTCCTCCACGCAGCTAACTTTCCCACCCAGATTCCAGAAAGCTAATGAAAGTCAGTTGGTAGAAAAGCAAATGTgtgaaaagacaaggaaaatattt
The Canis lupus dingo isolate Sandy chromosome 35, ASM325472v2, whole genome shotgun sequence genome window above contains:
- the LOC112659916 gene encoding uncharacterized protein LOC112659916 isoform X1, which codes for MLCPLRVSYGSASRPPALGFRLTEKLLSGTLEQREKRAWQSPNWLLELDVTHITCHLPLAKSGRMAKPNMIRKRNSYSPLSRRRRASGVLARSQCGRSQEKTLVIARQPAVKVGEHQDCSLETRCPEMGAKGRASAGTYREVTTLAGVTSQDSGEMISQTTGIWGWGKRTRLQIPICESLCTKVYQGGGCVPRWCTKVVVGAAGETAWGAGGAERVETLGRNPVFCSLQILL